CTGACGAGTCCCTCAATGACTTGAAGGCGCTTCCTTCTACCTCAGAGGCGCAAATATCTGCTGGTTAGATTGCACCCTttctggttttctttttaccTTTAGGAATCGTGTACTGAGCAATAAAAAGACCTTGCGCGCAAGCCCCGGTTTGTTAACCCGTTCATTTTGGCATGCCATAGTCGCCATGCAAAACTCGCCGGAATTGGTGTCGTTTGCCTGCAGCGACTGGTTGCATCTAAGTCATTGCCGTCAGAGCGGCTGAAGGATGTCCTAAGCGGGCTGAAAGAAATAACAAATCTAAGTTAGTTACCGATTTCTTCCCAAATTACACCGAGACTAACGCCAGGAAGCCCTGGATATTCAGCTCAAGATCTTGCAAACCTTGCCGTCTTTATTACAGCACTATTCCAATGACTTGGGCGGGGAGCTCCTTGTCACGACACTTGAGATATGTGCAACCTTGCAGTCGAGCAAGACCCTCGCCGTCTCCAGTACGGCAGCGGCTACGTTGCAGCAGCTTGTTGTTTCCACGTTTGAGCGGGTGTCTATCGAAGACCGTAAGTTAAATTTGGTGATACGAAACCTGTGGCATGTTCTTATATCGTCATAGAGATGCACCAAGAGTCGATGCCGACTACCACAGTGAAAATCGATGGAGGCTTTGTGAAAATAGGGTATTTTGCGCTGGATGCTTTACGGGTGAGTCCTAACAGTGTCCTGCTGGAATATCGCTTGCTCGACTAACCGGTAAGGCTTTGGATGATCTTTGTCGGCTTGTGGATGGCGAACAGCTGCACTTTCTGCGAATCAAGTCACTCTCTCCAGCGTTTACTTTGGAGTTGATTGAAAGTATTCTCCTCAACAGTGGCCAACTATTTGTTGATCACCCGGAACTCACGCAAGTGCTACGGAGTCGCCTCATTCCCATGACCGTTAGATATCTATCGGAAAGGCATACATTCTCTCAAATGGTGCGAATCGCTAGAATTCTCCTTATTCTACTTAAGCGGTACTTGTCTCTATTAACTGCAGAATGTGAAATGGCGCTATCGCTTCTGACGCACCTACTTGAACCCGACGGAGCCGCGTCATGGAAGCGAGTACTCTGTATGGAGATGTTTCGAGGCCTATATGCTGAACCAGGCCTCGTCAGGATAATTTACTCATTATACGATGCCGAGGAAGGGAGAAAAAATATCCTTCGAGACCATATGGCTTCGCTTGTTCGGCTGGCAGCTGAAAAGCCTTCTTTGATCGGTGTTAGCGCTCGTTCAACGGTGCCATCACGGGCGGAACACACTCGGTCTATCACGGAAGAGCAAATAACTCTCGAGGTTGGAGGAGTGGCAGGAGTCATTGGAACCTCGGTTCCATCGAATGACACCAATGTGCCGGGCATCAGCAATCAGTGGAGCGTAGTTCGCTCACCGTACCTGGAACTGCTTGATAAGACTGAACCTCCACTGCCGCCTGAAACCTACATTTACAGTTTGGTGCTAAACTGCGTAAGCGCATTTGCTGAAGGGCTCGCCAAATTCATCCTTCCGCTTACAGTGCCTGACCTGAAACCGAAGCGGAAAGGCCGCATTGCAGGGGAGCGAAATGGGGGCTCTGCGGCAGCTTCGCAGGACTTACAAAGGGGAGATTCCTTAAAACGATCGAGGTCAACTAAAAAGTTTCCGGTGCCGATCAACCCTCTCGATCTAGAATCCCATCCTCAACTGTCAACGATCCGGACCTGCGCGGGGATTGTTGAGGATTGTTGGCCGGCCGTTCTAGCGACATGTTCGACTTTTCTATATGCGTCGCTAGACGATGATTTTTACCACAACCTTGTTCGGTCTTTCCAGAAGCTGACACACGTCGCTGGTCTCCTAAGACTGTCCACTCCCAGAGATGCCTTCTTGACCACTCTCGGCAAAGCCTCCATGCCAACTGATACGAGCATCGCGAATCCTGTTAGTTCAGAAGCAACACCGGGGGTTCAACAAAATGAAGTGATGGAAAAGGAACAAAAGGGCAACGAACTCTCCCATGTTACGCCCCAGTCACCCACAGAAGGCCCCGCAGCGCCCTCAAGCGACCAAGCCCTCTCCCTCAGTACAAGAAACCTTCTCTGTTTACGAGCTTTGCTCAATTTGGGCATTGCACTTGGACCCACCATGGATCGGCCTGCTTGGGCAATAATTCTTGGGACACTCCAGGATGCAGATTTGTTGGTTAACAAATCACCGACGAAATCGCAAAGTACAGCCGGCAGTGCTTTAGAGGCCACAGGAGGGACAGTAGGGGATGTGCCTCAAGGGAACCTCGGAGCAGAAATTATGGCCGTGCACTCTGCATCATCCAAGTTGTTCGAAAGCACCAGTGATTATCCTGACGACACTTTCAGGGAATTCCTGATTGCACTTTTGGAGCTTTCTGCAGCAACGGAGGAACCCAAAACAACCGAGGCCCCTGAAATGAGTATAGGACAAGCACGTTTACAGCCGAGCTCTGGTCGTATGCGCCGGTCGTCCCGTCGTGTGTCGCATGCGCTAGGGAAATCAAGGATTCAGGAAGAGGAATTAAGGTTCGTTTTGGATAGAGCACAGAGTTTAGCCAAAGCAAATTTGGAAAGACTGTCATCACTGGCAGAGAGCGACCAAAGCGCCTGGGAACTTCTTACGGACCGGTTAATGGCAACTGCAGCTAACGCCCAGATCGGTCAAGATCACCGTCTGCATGCAAATGAGGTTCTCAATTCCCTTGTCTTTGAGACGATGAAACAAATGGTTGGCGAAAGTGATTTGGAAAGGGATGCGCGACAGTTGAGAAATCTGAAGACACTAGAAGCCCAGGTCAAACTGCTCTACGAAAGTAGTGGCTGCCAGTTGGGCTCTCCATCGGCTTCTATAGTTGAAGTTCACGAGCAAAGCTTGGAAACATTGAAGAATATTCTGGAACAATTCGCTGAGACGTTTGTTCAATGCTGGGAAGCTGTTTTTGGCCTCATATCCAGTGTATTTGGCGTACCGACACCAAGGGgaaacaacaacaccgcgAAAGACCTCGATGCTGGTAGGCGGGCGCTGGTAGCCGACTCCCATCGGCTCATCCAAGTTGCATATAAAAGCCTGCAACTCATAGCATCTGACTTCTTGACCCAACTTCCGCTGCAATGTCGTCTTGACCTTGTGGAATCCTTCTCAAAATTTGCTCTGCAACAGCAGGTCTTCAACATATCGCTTACCACAACGTCATCCTTTTGGAACGTCTCCGATTTCCTTCAGGATCAGACAGAGCGCTTCTCTATTGAAACGCACGTCGACTTATCTGTCAGTGAGGATAAACTTGCTGAATTAGCAAAGACGAATGATCGCTCTGTCTCGAGCAATGCGCTCTGGCTATTGCTCCTGCTGCGGATCGTAGACATCACGACAGATAGCAGATCGGAAGTCAGAAACTGCGCGATTCATACTTTGCTAAGAATTTTTGATGCCTACGGCCAACAGCTTTCACCTAAAGCGTGGTCTCTATGCTTGAATCGTGTTTTGTTCCGAATGGTCGAGCAGATTGAGGCTTCATTCATCAACGTGCAAAGCAAGGCTAGCAAAGACTCTGATGAGGCAAAGGCATGGTCCGAGACAGCAGTTCTTGTGATAAAAGGGATCTCTGATCTTGTCACCAACTTCTTTGAGACTATCACGAAAGATGATATGTTCGACCGATCTTGGAAGCGATTGCTTGACTATTTTCAAAAGCTAGCCAACCGGCGCCTTATTGCTTTTAGTCAAGCAGTGTTCTCGAGTTTGTCTGGCATTCTTTTGCGAGTTCAGCAGCCAGACGGACTCAGTACGCAGTCCCTGCAGTCGGCCTGGGCGGTATGGTCCAGTGGCCACCCGATGGACAAGGAAGATACGTTGGATTTGGACCAGCCTAATCAGGATGCCGCGATATCGTATCTGCACAGTTTCCAGCAAATTTATCGCTTGTACAAGGACAAATTAACGAAGCAGGATATCGAAACGATTTTACAACATATGAAAATGACCGCTTGGAATTCGATATGCCCTAAATATTCGCCCGACGTCGATCGACCGTCACAGTTGCAGGCCCTGATACTTGACTGCTTAAGAATGATGTGCTTAGAGAAAGATGACTTTCAGGGCCAGATTCTCCAGTGTTTATCAGAGTTCGCGGACTCTGCTCTTTCAAGATGGTCACCAAATAGTGATACCAGAAGACCGACCTACGTTGCTTTCTCCAAGAATGTGATAGATCTTCTTAGCTGGTACATTGCTGAATATGGTATTAAACGAGATATATTCAGGGACGGCTCTGTATCGACTGCCCTGGAGCATCTCGCAAACCCCATCGTCCAGCGATATGAATGGCCTGGGAAGGATAAAGAACCTAGCCTCTGGCAGAAATCAAGCACAGCGTCGTTGAACGTTTTGCGGGTGGCAATTCCTTACGTGGAGAAGCAATATGATAGTGCAAGCGAGCTTGAAGTATCTCGATTCTGGAAATGTGTTATCGAAATTGCGAatggcatcatcgccgccaagGGCTACCGAAGCGCATCCATCCCGGGCGCTTCTCTATTATCCGACGAAGCTTTTGACATTGATGCATTTTCAAAGCTGAAGTCTCTAATCATTCCATCACTCGGGGCTTCAGCAATTCAGGATAACATTAGGCGGGATTTCGCCTGCGCTCTACTTCATTCCTCTTTTATCTATCACCCACAACGACACGATCTGCCAAACAAATACCATGAGAATGGGCCACTTGAAGGTATATATGATGTACGCCCAGGAAGAACCTTCGACCCACCGCCAACTACTCGAACCAAGATGGCATATCACACACTAGACACTCTGTTTCAgctatcatcatcacccgGCCAAAGCTCATCGACGGATGAAGACGCCCAGAAAAAGATCTCGATTGCTCGTTCCACATCCCCATACCTCATCCTCCGATGTGCTGTCTCATTAAAGGGCTATATTGCAGATCAACCCCTGCGCGGGCTCATGCCACAGCCGACCCCAGCACGCAAGGCGTTATTGCATCTTCTTGAAGGAATGGTCAATCTCCGGAGCGAACCATCAGCGATCCCACTACCGCCTACGCCAAGCTCAGTACCCGGCCAAAACCAGAACCACAAGAAACACCTTGTGTGGATATATCCACTTGTTGTGCAGGCAGTGCAAGTGGCGGGCAAGGAGCGAGATGATGGACAAGTGTTACGTGCTCTGGGCAAAGTGTTACATGAGGTTGGCAGTCCCGCATAATATCGTCACTTTACTATATGCACTAGGACGCATAGATATACACACGGGTACTTTTTTGCTTGTTACTTTAGCGTTGCCTCATATTGTACGTTACTGTTGCCAAAGACCATGCCTCCTGGCGCTCCATAGACAAAAACAATAGTCAAAGTTCGATGCATTGTATGGTTCGGTTCCAGCAAAACCATGTAGGGTACTAGTGttgaaaagaaaagctaaAAAAGCTAAAAAAAAACCTAGTTAAAACTCCCCGAAAACACCACCCATGCATCCCATACCCTGGATGAAACTCCTTGGGATAAACagcaaaaagagaaaaaaaaaaaaaaaaaaaaaagccgaGGGCCCATGAATTCAAATCTCAGAGTGAAGCTCCAGCCTCATACCCAGCCAAGACCGACTGTACAGCGGTCATAACGTCCTTCTGCACAACTGCAGCCTCGGCGTGTACATCAACGGTAAGAACATCCCACTCAGCGGAGCCAGGCTCCTCCAAATCCTTAAGCTGGCTCTCCACCATTCCAGGTTTCATGTAATGCGCCTGGCGGGCGGAGACGCGCGCAAACAGGGTCGAGCGGTCGAGCTTGAGGTAGACGAAGTGGATGCGCACATTTGGGGTGCCGTAGGCAGCAAGGCGCATAACATCGCGATACTTTTCTTTCAGCGCGGAGcaggcgacgacgacgccgcgGGGTgctggggtggatggggaggtgggagtgaggagggttgttgctgcgttgCGTAGGGCGATGAGCCAGTCCCAGCGGTCCGCATCGGTGAGAGGGATGCCGGAGCCCATTTTGGCTTTGTTGGAGGCCGGGTGGTACTGTCGATGTGTTAGTCCGGATAGGGTAGATTTATAGATAGGCGAGAAGACTTACGTCGTCACCCTCAAGGAATGGAACGCCCAATTGTTGGTGGAGGTATATTCCGACAGTACTTTTGCCGCTGCCGGCGGGACCAGTGACGATCCAGATGTGTTGGAGGTTGTCTGAAGACATTGCGACTTGCGTTGAACTTGAAGACGGTGCTGTTGTGTGGCTGAGCGCCGAGACTTTCGTGCGCGAAGGATCTATGACCGTTGGAGGTTGACGCTCGCCGGCGGATAACATATTGGAAAGAGGTTAAAGAGAGGAGCTCTCTCGCTATTTATACACAGGAATGAAGGAGGATGAcgtgagggtgagggtgcgAGAGTAGTGAAGACGGCGTATGAACAGGCACAGTCGTTGCGTCGCCGCAGGCGCAAAGTTTAGATGTGTTGGGAGGGTTGATTGCAACTGTAGTACAAAAGACAACAGAGTGGCACGTAGTAGCAGTTGATTAGAGTGAATAGCCGCAAACGCAAACGGGTGAAAGGGTGAGAGTACAAGTACAGGATGAGGGCAGGAGCAGATTATATTGTGTCAGGATAGCCAGGGTTAATAAATGGTAAATCAGGACTGTCTCAGGAGTCGGGACCGGGTTTGCACCAGTGGGTCATGGCCCAATATTTGTATACCAGGACCACTTCCCGACTCCCCATTCCGGGCGATGGATTAGCGATATCAGTAGGAAATCGGCGATTAAACGAGCaaggggaaaagagaaataCATATGAATACAGCCGGTGGGGGAGAGTGGGGGAAGCAAACAAAGTCCTGGAAGAGCGAGTCCAGCGGTCTGGTTGTTAGCGGCTGATCGCAGACACACCCGACAACTAAATACGGTGTACACTGTTCACAGTGCTGTGGATTTCAACATACAATTGATCAAATGAGGATATTCAAATCCGCGATGCAAGGAATCGCGTTTACCACTTCAGATTAACTTGCAAATCTCATCTGGCGGCCATGAAAAGAGTGCGATCTCTTGTCTATGATGTCACATACTAGTGTTCATTAGCCGGGGAGGCCGGGGGCGAAGCAGGTACTGCAATTAATACAAAATTACAAGCTTGAGAAAGAATGGTTTCTCAGTTGAGGAATCGGGCAAGGGCTCTGATTTGTGCGAAACATGAAGAACCCTCGCCAAAGGCCAATCATCTTGTGAAAAATGCTTCCATCAAAATCCATCCAGGCATTCAAAGGCCGTCGTGTGCCCCCACGCTATACCGCATTAGGCAGCTATGGTATTGCGTGGGATGTTATTCGGAAATGATACAGCATCGTACTTTCACTCCCACAGACCaaagaagaggccgatggACGTATCTGCTCCTGTCAACGCTTAAAAGTGTAGTCTGAGCGTCTCCGTCTGTGACAGCCATGACCCTGACGGGTCTGTGCCCGGATCTTCGTTTATCAGATTCGGCTCGTCCACCTGCCGTGGTAGACGACCCGTGCTGTTGCCCACCATAACCTGGAAATCTGGCGGTCTCACAGGATCTTGGTGCCTAAATCACTGGTAAACTGGTAACCATGCAATGCTGTCCAACCTGGGAAACCTGATCTCTCGTGATTGCTTTGTGACGAGTAGCAATCGGACAAACCACCGGACTTTCAGTTCTTGGTCAAACGCCACTCTCCAGGGTAAACCCCAGCTGTCATGGCGATTCAGGCGCTATCAGTAGCCTTGTCAGTTCGCCCGATGATGACGGTATTAACTCCTGAGTGACAGACCGTTCCATCGGGGATAAGATGTTAGAGGATTATGATTGGTTGACAATGGGGCAGTTTGGGTGTGGCTTGAATCCGGGGAAATCCGCTGAGGCTCATGCGGTGGAAAAAATGCAAGTCTTCCTGCAGGAAAGCATTCCCTGATGATCTGTCTGGTCTGCACAGATGACTCAGTATGTTTGCTCCGACTTTCTCGTATTCCTGCACCTTTCTGCCGGCTGGCGAATGAGGACACTCAATTCTTTGCTCGGTGCAACGGAAATGGGTTTCCTCGGTGTTATATGGCTTCAAACAGCCACACAGAACATCTGGTCCATCCAAAACCCCGCACCAAATGCCCTTTCATTCTGGCAGAATGACTCTCTCGGAAGGTATTCAGAGTATATTATTTGCTGCGTATACCGTAATTGCTGGGGCGAGACACCATTGTTCGACCGCGGCCCTTCTTGGCAGCGTATGTGCTCCGTCGACATGGATTGCTGACTACTGAGCCATGTAACTTCAAACACTGGTCTTGCTCAGCGACAACTGGGCGTGTTAGATATAGTTCACCATATCGagaaaaaaattaaattatatgGCTTCCCCGAAGCTCGAAGTGACAACCAGCTGAGGTTTTGGCGTCGTGCTTATTGTCCGCAGACTCAGGCGGACACCTTACGTAATCCGCATATGCCACCGCCAGGCAGTAATGCGAGATGCTGTCGACCCCAGTGAGAAGCTCATCTGAGCTCAACGAGTGGCCGTTATTCTTGTCATTGTGGTTCTCTGACCTACGCGGCCGAATTGACAAATTGAGAAGTACCAATATATCGGTATACTCACCATGacttccctcttcttctcaacCCCGCTTGACATCGACGTTGTCcttgaggatggcgacgagCGCCAGATGGTGGATGTCAAGCTGGAAAAGGGCCATCGGGAGAAGGTGCCCCTTTACATGGACGGAGAATCAGTCAAGGGTGCTGTAACTGTCAGACCCAAGGACGGTAAACGGCTGGAACACACAGGCATCAAAGTGCAGTTTATCGGGACGATAGGTACGGAAAGCTAGCTGGCTGGCTTCGTTAAGCCATGCGCGCGTGTTGCGAACGGTCTTATCAAGATGGAATATTCCTGTGACAACTTACTAATACGAAGCTTTGCGCATGATACAGAGATATTCTACGATAGAGGCAACCACCACGAATTCCTATCCTTGGTCCAGGAACTCGCGGCTCCCGGCGAGCTGCAACACCCCCAAACCTTCCCCTTCAACTTCAAGAATGTCGAGAAGCAATACGAATCATACAATGGCATCAACGTGAAGCTACGGTATTTTGTCCGGGTGACGGTATCTAGGCGCATG
This sequence is a window from Aspergillus puulaauensis MK2 DNA, chromosome 6, nearly complete sequence. Protein-coding genes within it:
- a CDS encoding gluconokinase (COG:G;~EggNog:ENOG410PNMQ;~InterPro:IPR027417,IPR006001,IPR031322;~PFAM:PF01202,PF13671;~go_function: GO:0016301 - kinase activity [Evidence IEA];~go_process: GO:0005975 - carbohydrate metabolic process [Evidence IEA]), producing the protein MLSAGERQPPTVIDPSRTKVSALSHTTAPSSSSTQVAMSSDNLQHIWIVTGPAGSGKSTVGIYLHQQLGVPFLEGDDYHPASNKAKMGSGIPLTDADRWDWLIALRNAATTLLTPTSPSTPAPRGVVVACSALKEKYRDVMRLAAYGTPNVRIHFVYLKLDRSTLFARVSARQAHYMKPGMVESQLKDLEEPGSAEWDVLTVDVHAEAAVVQKDVMTAVQSVLAGYEAGASL
- a CDS encoding putative endosomal peripheral membrane protein (Mon2) (BUSCO:EOG092604MJ;~COG:I;~EggNog:ENOG410PGDZ;~InterPro:IPR016024,IPR026829,IPR032817,IPR032629, IPR032691;~PFAM:PF12783,PF16213;~go_process: GO:0015031 - protein transport [Evidence IEA]), translating into MSSQLLQSELLNLIQESKRKNSELRNAADESLNDLKALPSTSEAQISADLARKPRFVNPFILACHSRHAKLAGIGVVCLQRLVASKSLPSERLKDVLSGLKEITNLTLDIQLKILQTLPSLLQHYSNDLGGELLVTTLEICATLQSSKTLAVSSTAAATLQQLVVSTFERVSIEDQMHQESMPTTTVKIDGGFVKIGYFALDALRALDDLCRLVDGEQLHFLRIKSLSPAFTLELIESILLNSGQLFVDHPELTQVLRSRLIPMTVRYLSERHTFSQMVRIARILLILLKRYLSLLTAECEMALSLLTHLLEPDGAASWKRVLCMEMFRGLYAEPGLVRIIYSLYDAEEGRKNILRDHMASLVRLAAEKPSLIGVSARSTVPSRAEHTRSITEEQITLEVGGVAGVIGTSVPSNDTNVPGISNQWSVVRSPYLELLDKTEPPLPPETYIYSLVLNCVSAFAEGLAKFILPLTVPDLKPKRKGRIAGERNGGSAAASQDLQRGDSLKRSRSTKKFPVPINPLDLESHPQLSTIRTCAGIVEDCWPAVLATCSTFLYASLDDDFYHNLVRSFQKLTHVAGLLRLSTPRDAFLTTLGKASMPTDTSIANPVSSEATPGVQQNEVMEKEQKGNELSHVTPQSPTEGPAAPSSDQALSLSTRNLLCLRALLNLGIALGPTMDRPAWAIILGTLQDADLLVNKSPTKSQSTAGSALEATGGTVGDVPQGNLGAEIMAVHSASSKLFESTSDYPDDTFREFLIALLELSAATEEPKTTEAPEMSIGQARLQPSSGRMRRSSRRVSHALGKSRIQEEELRFVLDRAQSLAKANLERLSSLAESDQSAWELLTDRLMATAANAQIGQDHRLHANEVLNSLVFETMKQMVGESDLERDARQLRNLKTLEAQVKLLYESSGCQLGSPSASIVEVHEQSLETLKNILEQFAETFVQCWEAVFGLISSVFGVPTPRGNNNTAKDLDAGRRALVADSHRLIQVAYKSLQLIASDFLTQLPLQCRLDLVESFSKFALQQQVFNISLTTTSSFWNVSDFLQDQTERFSIETHVDLSVSEDKLAELAKTNDRSVSSNALWLLLLLRIVDITTDSRSEVRNCAIHTLLRIFDAYGQQLSPKAWSLCLNRVLFRMVEQIEASFINVQSKASKDSDEAKAWSETAVLVIKGISDLVTNFFETITKDDMFDRSWKRLLDYFQKLANRRLIAFSQAVFSSLSGILLRVQQPDGLSTQSLQSAWAVWSSGHPMDKEDTLDLDQPNQDAAISYLHSFQQIYRLYKDKLTKQDIETILQHMKMTAWNSICPKYSPDVDRPSQLQALILDCLRMMCLEKDDFQGQILQCLSEFADSALSRWSPNSDTRRPTYVAFSKNVIDLLSWYIAEYGIKRDIFRDGSVSTALEHLANPIVQRYEWPGKDKEPSLWQKSSTASLNVLRVAIPYVEKQYDSASELEVSRFWKCVIEIANGIIAAKGYRSASIPGASLLSDEAFDIDAFSKLKSLIIPSLGASAIQDNIRRDFACALLHSSFIYHPQRHDLPNKYHENGPLEGIYDVRPGRTFDPPPTTRTKMAYHTLDTLFQLSSSPGQSSSTDEDAQKKISIARSTSPYLILRCAVSLKGYIADQPLRGLMPQPTPARKALLHLLEGMVNLRSEPSAIPLPPTPSSVPGQNQNHKKHLVWIYPLVVQAVQVAGKERDDGQVLRALGKVLHEVGSPA